Proteins from a genomic interval of Neodiprion lecontei isolate iyNeoLeco1 chromosome 2, iyNeoLeco1.1, whole genome shotgun sequence:
- the LOC107225942 gene encoding TBC1 domain family member 13 isoform X1, with protein MPETMSILRKRLSDYEEITKSEEIDLSNLRRLCFHGIPDEGGLRPLCWKLLLNYLPPTKASWSETLTRKRELYKTFIEDLIVMPGESDNDGDRVDVTFDDHPLNLNPDSKWQTFFKDNEVLLQIDKDVRRLCPDISFFQQGTDYPCTAIVNTSGVKRLHRRVQHTVLKSANVERKGLGITKQIAVAVRKAVEDYAPLSEGGEAHWEVLERILFIYAKLNPGQGYVQGMNEIVGPIYHAFACDPDWQWREYAEADTFFCFTNLMGEIRDFFIKSLDEAEFGINSMMTKLTRQVKDHDYDVWLRLNQQELCPQYYSFRWLTLLLSQEFPLPDVMRIWDSLFADENRFSFLIHICCAMILLLREQLLAGDFATNVKLLQNFPSMDIQIVLSKAAALAGKTLNSP; from the exons ATGCCAGAGACAATGAGCATACTAAGGAAGAG gttaAGCGATTACGAGGAGATCACAAAATCCGAAGAAATAGATCTTTCGAATCTCAGAAGATTATGCTTTCACG GAATTCCGGATGAAGGCGGACTGAGGCCGTTATGCTGGAAATTACTGCTAAACTACCTACCACCCACAAAAGCGAGTTGGTCAGAGACTCTGACACGTAAGAGAGAGTTGTACAAAACTTTCATCG AAGATTTGATCGTGATGCCAGGGGAGTCAGATAACGATGGTGACAGAGTTGATGTCACTTTTGATGACCATCCTTTGAACTTGAACCCGGACAGTAAATGGCAGACTTTCTTCAAAGATAATGAAGTGCTGTTGCAAATTGACAAAGACGTGAG ACGACTGTGCCCAGAcatatcattttttcaacaaggCACAGATTACCCGTGCACAGCGATCGTTAATACCAGCGGTGTAAAGCGTCTGCATCGAAGAGTCCAACACAcggttttgaaaagtgctaaCGTCGAGAGAAAGGGACTGGGAATAACCAAG CAG ATAGCAGTCGCGGTCAGAAAGGCAGTTGAAGATTATGCGCCACTATCGGAAGGAGGTGAGGCTCACTGGGAAGTCTTGGAAaggattttatttatatacgcaAAGTTAAATCCTGGCCAAGGGTATGTACAGGGTATGAACGAAATAGTTGGTCCAATCTATCATGCCTTCGCTTGCGATCCTGACTGGCAATGGAGAG AGTATGCAGAGGCTGatacgtttttttgtttcactaaTTTAATGGGAGAAATTCGCGACTTTTTTATCAAGTCTCTGGATGAAGCTGAATtcggaataaattcaatgaTGACCAAGCTGACCCGGCAAGTTAAGGACCACGATTACGACGTTTGGCTACGCTTGAATCAACAAGAATTATGCCCCCAGTACTACAGCTTCag GTGGTTGACGCTTCTACTTTCTCAAGAATTTCCACTTCCCGATGTGATGAGAATTTGGGACTCATTATTCGCAGACGAAAACAGATTTAGTTTTCTCATCCATATCTGCTGCGCTATGATATT ATTACTCAGGGAACAACTTTTAGCTGGTGATTTTGCCACGAACGTTAAACTATTACAG AATTTTCCTTCCATGGATATTCAAATCGTTCTTTCGAAAGCGGCAGCCCTCGCTGGAAAAACTTTGAATTCTCCGTAA
- the LOC107225942 gene encoding TBC1 domain family member 13 isoform X2, which produces MPETMSILRKRLSDYEEITKSEEIDLSNLRRLCFHGIPDEGGLRPLCWKLLLNYLPPTKASWSETLTRKRELYKTFIEDLIVMPGESDNDGDRVDVTFDDHPLNLNPDSKWQTFFKDNEVLLQIDKDVRRLCPDISFFQQGTDYPCTAIVNTSGVKRLHRRVQHTVLKSANVERKGLGITKIAVAVRKAVEDYAPLSEGGEAHWEVLERILFIYAKLNPGQGYVQGMNEIVGPIYHAFACDPDWQWREYAEADTFFCFTNLMGEIRDFFIKSLDEAEFGINSMMTKLTRQVKDHDYDVWLRLNQQELCPQYYSFRWLTLLLSQEFPLPDVMRIWDSLFADENRFSFLIHICCAMILLLREQLLAGDFATNVKLLQNFPSMDIQIVLSKAAALAGKTLNSP; this is translated from the exons ATGCCAGAGACAATGAGCATACTAAGGAAGAG gttaAGCGATTACGAGGAGATCACAAAATCCGAAGAAATAGATCTTTCGAATCTCAGAAGATTATGCTTTCACG GAATTCCGGATGAAGGCGGACTGAGGCCGTTATGCTGGAAATTACTGCTAAACTACCTACCACCCACAAAAGCGAGTTGGTCAGAGACTCTGACACGTAAGAGAGAGTTGTACAAAACTTTCATCG AAGATTTGATCGTGATGCCAGGGGAGTCAGATAACGATGGTGACAGAGTTGATGTCACTTTTGATGACCATCCTTTGAACTTGAACCCGGACAGTAAATGGCAGACTTTCTTCAAAGATAATGAAGTGCTGTTGCAAATTGACAAAGACGTGAG ACGACTGTGCCCAGAcatatcattttttcaacaaggCACAGATTACCCGTGCACAGCGATCGTTAATACCAGCGGTGTAAAGCGTCTGCATCGAAGAGTCCAACACAcggttttgaaaagtgctaaCGTCGAGAGAAAGGGACTGGGAATAACCAAG ATAGCAGTCGCGGTCAGAAAGGCAGTTGAAGATTATGCGCCACTATCGGAAGGAGGTGAGGCTCACTGGGAAGTCTTGGAAaggattttatttatatacgcaAAGTTAAATCCTGGCCAAGGGTATGTACAGGGTATGAACGAAATAGTTGGTCCAATCTATCATGCCTTCGCTTGCGATCCTGACTGGCAATGGAGAG AGTATGCAGAGGCTGatacgtttttttgtttcactaaTTTAATGGGAGAAATTCGCGACTTTTTTATCAAGTCTCTGGATGAAGCTGAATtcggaataaattcaatgaTGACCAAGCTGACCCGGCAAGTTAAGGACCACGATTACGACGTTTGGCTACGCTTGAATCAACAAGAATTATGCCCCCAGTACTACAGCTTCag GTGGTTGACGCTTCTACTTTCTCAAGAATTTCCACTTCCCGATGTGATGAGAATTTGGGACTCATTATTCGCAGACGAAAACAGATTTAGTTTTCTCATCCATATCTGCTGCGCTATGATATT ATTACTCAGGGAACAACTTTTAGCTGGTGATTTTGCCACGAACGTTAAACTATTACAG AATTTTCCTTCCATGGATATTCAAATCGTTCTTTCGAAAGCGGCAGCCCTCGCTGGAAAAACTTTGAATTCTCCGTAA